The DNA region CTGCAAAATATTTATGCAAAAAATTAATAAGAATCTTTTAAACTCATTAACATCGAGATAAAAAATTTAGCTTAATTTGGCAGCGTGGAGTGTTTATTTTCGGACAAACTAAAAGCTAATCTTTTTACGACGAATAATACATTACCTTTCAAATATTAAGTTATAATGCTACAAAAACTGGAAAAAATTATGTTAAGCAAGAGAACGGTCCCTTTTTTAATATTGGTGATGTTAGCAGGGGTCTTAGGCTCGGTCAGTTGTAAAGGAAAAATGAAAGAGACCGATACTACAGTACAGCAACAACAATTATTAATGTACATCGGCATGGTATTAGAGCGCGACCACTATAGTCCCAAACCGATTGATGATGCTTTTTCTAAAGTAGTTTTCGATAAATATATGTCTTCAATTGATAATCAATTTTTAAAAGACAATTTTTTACAATCCGATATTGATAGCCTTAAAGGTCTGTATTATACCAAATTGGATGACGAAATTCATGGTACTGCTAAAATGTCTTTCTTCTTAGCTGCAGTAGAGGTTTTAAATAGAAGGTCTAAAGAAGTAGATAAATTCTATAATGAAATTTTAGCTAAACCATTCAAATTTACGGATGACGAAACATACCAAAGTGATAAAGATACGAACTCCATATATAAAAATTCGGGATTGGAAGTTTACAAAGATCAAAATAATATTTATCCCAAAAATGATCAAGAACGTTACGATGTTTGGCGTAAGAAATTGAAATACCAAACATTAACTCGTTTTGTTGACTTACAAAATCAAAGAGATAAAGCAGCAGACACCTCTTCTTTAAAGAAAAAATCAGATGCTGATTTGGAAAAAGAAGCTAGAGAGGCCGTTAAAAAAATGATGGATCGTGCCTTCAAAAAATCAAAATCTGATTTTGATGAAGAGCAACAATATTCCCTTTTTGTAAATACAATTTGCAAAATTATGGATCCTCATACCGATTATTTCCCTCCAATTGAAAAGAGAGAATTTGATGCGGAAATGGGAAATAGTTTCTTTGGTATCGGTGCGCAATTACAAGAAACGCCAGATGGTACCATCAAAATTGTGGATATTCTAAAAGGGCTACCAGCTTATAGAACTGGTAAAATGAAAGTCAATGACGTTATCCAAAAAGTTGCACAAGGCGATGGACCTGCTGTTGACATTAGCGGATACTCCATTACAGATGCAGTGAAATTGATCCGTGGAGCAAAAGGATCTGTAGTTACTTTGACGATGAAACGTGCAACAGACGGTACAGTTTATGTACTTTCTATTGTAAGAGATGAAGTAAAACAAGATGAGTTGGCTGCAAGAAGTGCGGTTATCAATCAAAATGGTAAAAAAATCGGCTACCTATATTTACCTGAATTTTATAATGATTTCAATAATCCTAACGGTGCAAAATGTGCGGTCGACGTTCGTAATGAGATTATTAAATTAAAAAAAGATAGTATCCAAGGTCTTGTTTTTGATTTACGTTCTAACAATGGAGGTTCTTTAATGGATGTAATTCAAATCGTTGGATTATTTGTCCCACAAGGACCAGTTGTTCAAGTTAGAGACAGAAATGGAAAAGTAGAACAATTAAAAGACGAAGATAAAGATGTATTATATGACGGCCCTATGACAGTTATGATTAATAATCTAAGTGCTTCTGCTGCAGAGATTTTTGCCGCAGCCATCCAAGATTATCACAGAGGTGTGATTATCGGAAGTGATAGTTACGGAAAAGGCACTGTGCAACGTCAGATGATGCTAGGTAAAGCAAATGAAAATGGTGATCCAGAATTTGGAGCATTAAAACTTACTTTCCAAAAATTTTACAGGGTCAATGGGGGTTCTACACAGAGAAAAGGAGTTGTACCAGATGTTGTATTACCTGATCAATATTCCATTTTGAAATTAAGAGAAACGGATGCAGAATTTTCCTTACCATACGATAAAATAACACCAGCTAGTATTACTTACTATACGCCAAAATATGATGCCGCAAAAATTGTACATGCTTCTCAAACAAGAGTGAATGAAAATGCGATTTTTACTGCAATTCAGAAAAACATTGATTGGTTCAAGAAAAATGAGGATAAACCTATAAGTCTTAATTTGATCAAATACAAAGAAGAGCGTGCTGCAATGTCCAAAATCAATAATAAAGACGATAGTTTGTTTATCTTAAAACAACCTTTATCTGTAAAAATTGCAAGCGATGATTACAATAAAGTATATAAAAATGATGATTCTGCAAAAGGAAAACGCTATCAAGATTGGTACAAAGCTCTAGGTAAGGATGTATATATAAAAGAGGCTTCTAATACAATTTTGGACATGATCTCCACAAAATTAGTCGTAACAGAACCGAAAAAGAAA from Rhizosphaericola mali includes:
- a CDS encoding carboxy terminal-processing peptidase; its protein translation is MLSKRTVPFLILVMLAGVLGSVSCKGKMKETDTTVQQQQLLMYIGMVLERDHYSPKPIDDAFSKVVFDKYMSSIDNQFLKDNFLQSDIDSLKGLYYTKLDDEIHGTAKMSFFLAAVEVLNRRSKEVDKFYNEILAKPFKFTDDETYQSDKDTNSIYKNSGLEVYKDQNNIYPKNDQERYDVWRKKLKYQTLTRFVDLQNQRDKAADTSSLKKKSDADLEKEAREAVKKMMDRAFKKSKSDFDEEQQYSLFVNTICKIMDPHTDYFPPIEKREFDAEMGNSFFGIGAQLQETPDGTIKIVDILKGLPAYRTGKMKVNDVIQKVAQGDGPAVDISGYSITDAVKLIRGAKGSVVTLTMKRATDGTVYVLSIVRDEVKQDELAARSAVINQNGKKIGYLYLPEFYNDFNNPNGAKCAVDVRNEIIKLKKDSIQGLVFDLRSNNGGSLMDVIQIVGLFVPQGPVVQVRDRNGKVEQLKDEDKDVLYDGPMTVMINNLSASAAEIFAAAIQDYHRGVIIGSDSYGKGTVQRQMMLGKANENGDPEFGALKLTFQKFYRVNGGSTQRKGVVPDVVLPDQYSILKLRETDAEFSLPYDKITPASITYYTPKYDAAKIVHASQTRVNENAIFTAIQKNIDWFKKNEDKPISLNLIKYKEERAAMSKINNKDDSLFILKQPLSVKIASDDYNKVYKNDDSAKGKRYQDWYKALGKDVYIKEASNTILDMISTKLVVTEPKKK